In a single window of the Magnolia sinica isolate HGM2019 chromosome 7, MsV1, whole genome shotgun sequence genome:
- the LOC131251175 gene encoding uncharacterized protein LOC131251175: MSGHSLLLVRSPLRRPTTLVVRLLAPAASSDRSYYSLSPSARPSDLSPIAIVPDPHPETAIPWVSPSAACCAPSTARIWQQGRYLGWVGGMVVCTCWTLIHLSFRLIVSFLHLHQIFVRQINCGNCGTFAWVIHIPIGYFN, from the exons aTGTCCGGCCATTCCTTGCTGCTCGTCCGCTCGCCCCTGCGACGTCCAACTACCCTTGTTGTTCGTCTGCTCGCCCCTGCTGCGTCATCCGACCGCTCTTACTACTCCCTCAGCCCTTCCGCACGCCCCTCTGATCTCAGTCCGATTGCTATTGTGCCAGATCCACATCCAGAAACTGCAATCCCTTGGGTATCTCCATCTGCTGCCTGTTGTGCTCCTTCTACTGCAAG gatctggcaacaaggaaggtacttgggatgggtaggcggcatggtcgtctgtacgtgttggactttgatccatctgtcattCCGGctcattgtttcttttctccatcttcatcagatatttgttcggcaaataaattgtggaaactgtggcactttcgcctgggtcatccacattccgatcggttacttcaATTAA
- the LOC131251174 gene encoding myosin-8-like: MMLIFLAMVSLLEKKIEEMQLEEMQLQFKETEKMLVKEQEAVKEATNQIPVIQEVPVIDSVLLDKLTFENEQLKALVSSLEKKIDETERKYEEIHRLGEEMLKQAMFVESKTIQLKIDMQMFLLEEKLLDMETVDILRQQALLKTPLLYQ, translated from the exons ATGATGCTGATTTTCTTG GCTATGGTGAGTTTACTggaaaagaagattgaagaaatgcAATTGGAAGAGATGCAGCTTCAATTCAAAGAAACTGAAAAGATGCTAGTGAAGGAACAAGAGGCTGTGAAAGAAGCAACAAACCAAATTCCTGTCATACAGGAGGTTCCAGTCATTGATAGTGTACTGTTGGATAAACTGACTTTTGAAAATGAACAACTGAAG GCCTTGGTGAGCTCACTGGAAAAGAAGATAGATGAAACTGAAAGAAAGTATGAAGAAATACACAGGCTTGGTGAAGAAATGCTTAAGCAGGCCATGTTTGTAGAGTCAAAGACAATTCAATTGAAGATTGACATGCAGATGTTCTT ACTAGAAGAAAAGCTCTTGGACATGGAGACCGTGGATATTCTAAGGCAGCAGGCCTTGTTAAAAACACCT TTGTTATATCAGTGA
- the LOC131251173 gene encoding uncharacterized protein LOC131251173 isoform X3 — MVEFPQDCLRPVGDNARLFTSEVGVLCRALIPATTPRWADVTDDVRQLIRHRLTDKFVLNLSVPYISYAVDDMVKERFKEYRSNLHKRYKRCISHEEAVLSRPPHVTPDDWRILCERFLSEPFQKRSRINSANKGKLEVNHVAGSKSFVRFRHDMQDSVTGQEPGPVDLYRGTHCRQATGSWVHPRASKNWAAMDTIRSQPTPDGTQRSEPDIMSEVLGTRSGYVRGLGHGAKLMAPARGTSSRSIAGESALRRADVLEREVQHLRVVVDEIRDQLVRQREEQERRIEEMRVEHERRMEEMRVEYERRMKEMFQAIVARLSTDAPPPPPSSDAPSPPPSSDAPSPSPLSL; from the exons atggtagagttcccacaggactgtcttagacctgttggggacaatgctaggctgtttacgtcggaggtcggtgTTTTATGTCGAGCTCTGATCCCCGCCACCACTCCCCGTTGggcagacgtgacagatgatgtgcggcagctcatccgtcaTCGCCTtacg gataaatttgtcttGAATTTGAGTGTTCCGTACATTTCCTATGCCGTTGACGACATGgtcaaggagcggttcaaggagtacCGCAGTAACTTACACAAGCGGTACAAGCGGTGCATAAGCCACGAGGAGGCCGTATTGTCTAGACCGCCGCACGTGACCCCTGacgactggcggatactctgcgagAGATTTTTGTCCGAgccttttcag aagaggagtagaataaattctgcgaacaagggaaagttagaagtgaaccacgtcgctggttcaaagtcatttgtacgatttcgtcacgacatg caagattccgtcactggccaggagcctgggccagtagacctctacagagggactcactgtcggcaggcgacgggatcttgggtacatcctagagctagcaagaattgg gcagcgatggacaccatacgcagtcagcccactcctgatggtactcagcggagtgagccagatatcatgagcgaggtgcttggcacccgttctggatatgtgcgtgggcttggccatggtgctaAGCTCATGGCACCTGCTAGAGGTACCTCCAGCCGTTCTATCGCTGGCGAGAGCGCCCTACGCCGAGCTGATGTCttagagagagaggttcagcatcTACGGGTCGTCGTTGACGAGATCAGAGACCAGCTggtgaggcagagggaggagcaggagaggaggatcgaggagatgcgggttgagcatgagcgacggatggaggagatgcgggtggagtaTGAGCGACGGATGAAGGAGATGTTTCAGGCTATTGTTGCACGCTTatccaccgatgccccaccaccacCGCCCTCATCTGATGCCCCATCACCTCCGCCCTCATCTGATGCCCCATCACCTTCGCCtttatctttgtga
- the LOC131251173 gene encoding uncharacterized protein LOC131251173 isoform X2: protein MAPGRRSRRSRTGSTPSTRDATETASPSHVASQASDPSVTHTLGTASSSTRRRGRGPTRGLVLERLAREGRVMVEFPQDCLRPVGDNARLFTSEVGVLCRALIPATTPRWADVTDDVRQLIRHRLTDKFVLNLSVPYISYAVDDMVKERFKEYRSNLHKRYKRCISHEEAVLSRPPHVTPDDWRILCERFLSEPFQKRSRINSANKGKLEVNHVAGSKSFVRFRHDMRSEPDIMSEVLGTRSGYVRGLGHGAKLMAPARGTSSRSIAGESALRRADVLEREVQHLRVVVDEIRDQLVRQREEQERRIEEMRVEHERRMEEMRVEYERRMKEMFQAIVARLSTDAPPPPPSSDAPSPPPSSDAPSPSPLSL, encoded by the exons atggcaccaggtcGGAGATCACGTCgttcgcgcactggatctaccccttccacccGTGATGCGACGGAGACAGCATCGCCATCACATGTTGCATCACAGGCTTCTGATCCCTCAGTTACGCATACACTGggtactgcat CATCGTCGACCAGACGgagaggacgtggacccacccgTGGGTTAGTTTTAGAGAGACTTgcgcgtgagggtagggtgatggtagagttcccacaggactgtcttagacctgttggggacaatgctaggctgtttacgtcggaggtcggtgTTTTATGTCGAGCTCTGATCCCCGCCACCACTCCCCGTTGggcagacgtgacagatgatgtgcggcagctcatccgtcaTCGCCTtacg gataaatttgtcttGAATTTGAGTGTTCCGTACATTTCCTATGCCGTTGACGACATGgtcaaggagcggttcaaggagtacCGCAGTAACTTACACAAGCGGTACAAGCGGTGCATAAGCCACGAGGAGGCCGTATTGTCTAGACCGCCGCACGTGACCCCTGacgactggcggatactctgcgagAGATTTTTGTCCGAgccttttcag aagaggagtagaataaattctgcgaacaagggaaagttagaagtgaaccacgtcgctggttcaaagtcatttgtacgatttcgtcacgacatg cggagtgagccagatatcatgagcgaggtgcttggcacccgttctggatatgtgcgtgggcttggccatggtgctaAGCTCATGGCACCTGCTAGAGGTACCTCCAGCCGTTCTATCGCTGGCGAGAGCGCCCTACGCCGAGCTGATGTCttagagagagaggttcagcatcTACGGGTCGTCGTTGACGAGATCAGAGACCAGCTggtgaggcagagggaggagcaggagaggaggatcgaggagatgcgggttgagcatgagcgacggatggaggagatgcgggtggagtaTGAGCGACGGATGAAGGAGATGTTTCAGGCTATTGTTGCACGCTTatccaccgatgccccaccaccacCGCCCTCATCTGATGCCCCATCACCTCCGCCCTCATCTGATGCCCCATCACCTTCGCCtttatctttgtga
- the LOC131251173 gene encoding uncharacterized protein LOC131251173 isoform X1: MAPGRRSRRSRTGSTPSTRDATETASPSHVASQASDPSVTHTLGTASSSTRRRGRGPTRGLVLERLAREGRVMVEFPQDCLRPVGDNARLFTSEVGVLCRALIPATTPRWADVTDDVRQLIRHRLTDKFVLNLSVPYISYAVDDMVKERFKEYRSNLHKRYKRCISHEEAVLSRPPHVTPDDWRILCERFLSEPFQKRSRINSANKGKLEVNHVAGSKSFVRFRHDMQDSVTGQEPGPVDLYRGTHCRQATGSWVHPRASKNWAAMDTIRSQPTPDGTQRSEPDIMSEVLGTRSGYVRGLGHGAKLMAPARGTSSRSIAGESALRRADVLEREVQHLRVVVDEIRDQLVRQREEQERRIEEMRVEHERRMEEMRVEYERRMKEMFQAIVARLSTDAPPPPPSSDAPSPPPSSDAPSPSPLSL; encoded by the exons atggcaccaggtcGGAGATCACGTCgttcgcgcactggatctaccccttccacccGTGATGCGACGGAGACAGCATCGCCATCACATGTTGCATCACAGGCTTCTGATCCCTCAGTTACGCATACACTGggtactgcat CATCGTCGACCAGACGgagaggacgtggacccacccgTGGGTTAGTTTTAGAGAGACTTgcgcgtgagggtagggtgatggtagagttcccacaggactgtcttagacctgttggggacaatgctaggctgtttacgtcggaggtcggtgTTTTATGTCGAGCTCTGATCCCCGCCACCACTCCCCGTTGggcagacgtgacagatgatgtgcggcagctcatccgtcaTCGCCTtacg gataaatttgtcttGAATTTGAGTGTTCCGTACATTTCCTATGCCGTTGACGACATGgtcaaggagcggttcaaggagtacCGCAGTAACTTACACAAGCGGTACAAGCGGTGCATAAGCCACGAGGAGGCCGTATTGTCTAGACCGCCGCACGTGACCCCTGacgactggcggatactctgcgagAGATTTTTGTCCGAgccttttcag aagaggagtagaataaattctgcgaacaagggaaagttagaagtgaaccacgtcgctggttcaaagtcatttgtacgatttcgtcacgacatg caagattccgtcactggccaggagcctgggccagtagacctctacagagggactcactgtcggcaggcgacgggatcttgggtacatcctagagctagcaagaattgg gcagcgatggacaccatacgcagtcagcccactcctgatggtactcagcggagtgagccagatatcatgagcgaggtgcttggcacccgttctggatatgtgcgtgggcttggccatggtgctaAGCTCATGGCACCTGCTAGAGGTACCTCCAGCCGTTCTATCGCTGGCGAGAGCGCCCTACGCCGAGCTGATGTCttagagagagaggttcagcatcTACGGGTCGTCGTTGACGAGATCAGAGACCAGCTggtgaggcagagggaggagcaggagaggaggatcgaggagatgcgggttgagcatgagcgacggatggaggagatgcgggtggagtaTGAGCGACGGATGAAGGAGATGTTTCAGGCTATTGTTGCACGCTTatccaccgatgccccaccaccacCGCCCTCATCTGATGCCCCATCACCTCCGCCCTCATCTGATGCCCCATCACCTTCGCCtttatctttgtga